The sequence AGTATATCTGTAAATCTTTTGAGTCGGTATAgtcagaaaaataataaagagcTTTGGCTATGCTTAAAAAGGGTATTAAGATATCTGAAAGGTACTATTGGTTTTAAGCTAACATTCACTAAAACTGAGAAGAATGACGACTTCTTTGTTGGATATGTAGATTCAGATTGGGGTGGAAGTCAATTGGATAGGAGAAGTACAACAGGATATCTTTTCAAGATGTTTAAAGCAAACGTTCAAAACATATAGAcatcaaatatcatttttcacgtgaacaagttgaaaataaagtaataaaacTTGAGTATATTTCTATAGATCATCAACTGGCGGATATATTAACAAAACCACTCCCAGCTCCACGCTTCGCACAACTAAGACAGCGTCTTGGCTTAACCGATTGATGGATGCAGacgacaattttttttatatacttacataaaagttgaagacataatttaatttatcatttaaaagaataattttttgaaactatgttattgaatttaaaatctgtTATATTTTCTAGTTATTAAGTTTGGAAACAGAAGATATTCCTAATTactttataattttcaaatttataagATTACTTCCTGAAGTTGCCTTTAATTGTTTGTATGTTAATTTTGCATCACATAATTTTGTCATTTTGAATATTCATTTTtctttgtattaattttaagaTTGACCTAATTGGGTTTTACTGGGTTTCCCCAATTCAAGCAACAAATGTTGGGTCAATGTGCACTCCCAGAAATATCTTGTCTTGCcaattcaaatttcaaattttttattaaactttaaatttataaatcatGAGCATCAGACTTTTGAGGAGGTGTGTTGGAATATGACATTACTTCATATCGATAAGAATATCGTATAACCAAAGGAATTCTGCTCACTACTGGTAACACTAATATCGTTTTGGTTCCGATGAGCTGGTTCAGCTCTCACTTATTTCGCATAATTTTGAAGTGACAAGACGTGAAATCTGGATTCTGACGAAATAGTGTGACGCTTCCAGgaaatcacacacacacataaataaattgtgtGTATTCTTATATTTACAAATTAACTTTACCGTGATTCCTGGAGCATTATCACAGGTTTTTGAATAGAATTTTATTATAAGTTAACAACCTCAGTCACGAACACCATCCGCTGAATTAAAGACATGGCGGCGGTTGAAGTCCGACACAACCATCTCGATGGCCTGATCCTGCGGCAAGTCGGGATGCTCAGAACGGTCTCATACAAGTAGTGCACTGACGCCGAGCCCATGCTCTCATTCACGGACGTCAAGACAATGGCGTACTGGGTGCCAAGTGCTGCGAGCTCCTCCAGACTGGAGAGCGGTTCGTTATCATCCATTGCGATCGGCGAGCGAACTTCCGTGCACAGTCCCTTGGCGATGAGGCGATCCCGGATGCGCATAGCACCTCGGAAGCCTTGGAGATCCATGGCTATGATCTCGCAGTCGGCAATCAGATCCTGCCCCGAAGAGTCGGCCTCGGCGACGAGCACATCCTCCCCGAACTGTCTGGAGTCATGTCCGTGTTCCTCCACAGATTGAAAGGTGGCGCTGTGGACAGTCAGGGTTTTGGCCTTGAATCGCGACTGGTGCAGAGCCAGAATAGCTATGTTGGCCTGTCTTTCACTCTCGAACTGAAGAAAACCAAACGTCTCCTCAATTATTGTACCCAAAACTTTTCCATAACGTGCACATAGCTGAGCAAGTTCCTTGCGGCTGCATGGCGGCAGGTTTCCTACGAAGATTCGACTGGTAAGATGGGTTGGTCCCCTGAGCAGCAAATATCCTTCGATCGGCGTATTGGACATGTTGAAAACTTTCACTCGAGCTTGTCAAACGTGAAATAGTTTCCATTGACACGTGCGACTAGAGATTAACCTTTCTCAGTGTTGGAAAATGTTGTTGCGATAGTACCAGATAACGTTGACAACCCTGTACCATACTCACGGTACCAATTATTAACtttgaaaattatattaatactCTCTTTTTCTTGTGGAACTGGTAACTATTGGTTTTAAAAGGTCGTTCCTTGAGTTATGAAAATGTTTGGtgcattttcaataaaatcgTGCTTGTTAAATAAGTAAGTATTCGTCTGGTGTAGCTTTGAAGGATGAGTAcactttcttttcttttaaatataaaaacaaggaagaacgctatagccgagtacctcgactatcagatacccgttactcagataacaaactttaaaataagttagccgcgcactttgttctctctcccttgctctcatttctcggctctgcttttgtttcagccagcgccaagaatgagaaagcaacacataaaatagacaaaaaacatttatatttatgtatgcttgctaaacatacacaattttaaggcacattctgtatttcaaaatatttggttgaatagctttgtttgaaagaattctatttgccgcggatattagattgcaattttttacgtccacacacatgcataaatacatatgtatgtatgtatgtcgttttctggctctagtgtcaaggcttgtcttaactactttggtttgagagcattggactgaaaacggaaaagtttttttgggacaatctataggtatttattaagctaattcatattctttgaaagaggtaaataaagatgtacagatctttaaaggtttttgcccgtcaatgggacaaatggataaagggtttattattcaatagaataagttagccgcgcactttgctctctctgagcgccggcagggcttttttctttgccgctaagttcggccggcaactatttacatacacacacatacacgcgtaaaaacatttcgcattgtctggctcttacgtcatagcttttttctttggaggtttgtgggcgttagagtgggcgtagcaaaatttttttttggtcaatcgataggtatagacaagattaatacatttcagttaaaattttctatctagcatcaaaactgtaggagttacattttagggcggtttgtgggcgttagagtgggcgtggcagtctactgaaacaaacttgcgctgcgtaagaagctcaggaatctgtacgccaaatctcaatagcctagctctcatagtttccgagatctcggcgttcatccggacagacggacggacggctTAAAATCGACTCAATGTTCTGTAGCGGGTAAGCATCCTTCACTGTAAGTGTGTTCAGTTTTCTTGCGTCTAAGCACAGCCTATTCTTTCCAGGTTTCTGTACCAGCGTCGTTCGGTTGTTCCAGGGAGTTTCACTTAACTCGATGACTCCTAACCGTAGCATTTCATCGACTTCTGCGAATAGCAGTTGTTGTTTCGCCGGAGACACGGGAAAGAATCTCTCCTTGACGGGTACAGCTCCTTCAACTAACTGGATCGAGTGTTCTTCTACTTTGGTAAGTCATAATCCTTGACTTTCGTAGGTCAGAAAACGTCCTTTTGCTTCTTCCAGTTGCTCAGTCTGTTCGGGGGATAGGATATGTGCCTCTATCGGTTCTCCTTTGGCCATAAATTCGGATTCCACCTGGTGTAAGGATTCTACACCCACCACCTCTGGTGCCAATTCGAATTTTCTCCAGAAATCTATGCCCaggtacaatttttgtttcaaGGATGGACAAAGGAGTATCGGCAATCGATGTGTTACCTCATTATACGAGATGCTGGGTTGAATCTTCCCCACTACTCGATGCTGTGTACCTCCTGCTGATTTCATTATCGATTGTGATCTCTCTAATTTCAGTCCTAACCTTTCCACTGTTTCTAGGCAACCTTCCCCAAGCAAGCTTACTGATGCCCCGGAATCCAAGAGACCCACGAACTCCAGGTCTTCGATCTTCACCTGTGCGAATGGTCTGTTGTCGCCTTCCACCGCAGCTCTGATGGCCGAACAAATCATCCTTCTTTCTGCCTTCCGCTGCTGACTTCTCCTACGGGCTCTGGCAATTTTTGGCGAAATGTTCCGGTCCGGATCATTTTTCCCAAATATTCGGTTCCTGACCTCTTGGTAATGTGCTTCCCGGACTGCTATCGGTTCACGTTTCGACCATTTAATGGTATGTGCtggtttatttatatttatcagAATTTTACTAATTTTATTCTCCTTACAGCTATTCTTATCATTAGGCATGCAATTTGACGAGGCTTTCACTTGTTCATGGCAAACGGATTGGAGCGTGGTTCCTTGTTCTTGCCCAAGCTCCTCACGCCGTTTCCCGTCTGGCATCGAGTACATCTTGGAGTCCTCACACCGGGTAGTCCACACTTGAAACAGAACACCTTTAAAACCTCCGATTCACACGCGTTGAATGGGTGTCCCACGGTTCCACAATTCCAGCATGTCAGTGGCTGTCGTTCCCTGTTGGTCTCCCAGTGTCTAACTAATGCCTCCACTTCCTCTTGTTCTCCAGGTACACTCTCTTCTCCGACTGATTCCGGACAAAGCTCATCGATCCTCGGACGATCTTTATACCCTCGGTGAGTTTCGAGGTTGCTGGGATGTCGGGTCCACCGAGTCGCCAATATTCTCTCCGCATCGTGGCATTCATGTCGGAGTTGATCCATATTAGTGATGTATATCGGGTATATAATTCTCGAAATCTGATCCCTAATgttcatttttattacttttattaGGTCAAAGTCGGAAAACGGCATCTCTAGTCGAGATCTGAGCGCTAGCATGGTCTGGATATACACCTCGATCGTTTCTCCCGGCTTCTGCTTCCGTTCTCGCAGCTCATACTCTCGCTCGAAGTTGGATCGGTGACTCTGGAACTGCTGCTGTAGTGCGTACCTCAGGTAAGTCCACTCTTGCATCTCCGTTGACCTCACGTACATCCAGTACCATTCCTTGGCTTGTCCTTCAACTAACACGTGAAATTCTCTTAGGACCTCCTTCCACGGCACCTGATACGACCTTTGGAGATGTTCGAGGCGGAATATAAAATCTGACACGGGCATGCTTCTGGGACTTCCATCAAAACTGAGCCCCCACTTCCGCAGTTGGCCGACTTTAAACGCAGAATCGCCCACTGCCCCGCTTGACCGACGCTGATCCGGCCCTGGATTGAAGTTGTTGTAAGTCCCACCGTTTCCAGGAGGATGCTCTGGCGGCGTCATGTGAGACCCATTCCATCTCCTTGGTTCCTGCTCCGTCGACCAGGCGGTTTGCCGATACCCTTCCGATGCGTGACGATTCATCTCCTGCTTCTCGGACAGAGCCCCAGATGTTGGCGGCGGGAAACCCATGTGGTGACTTACCCCCGGCAGTATGATTGGCGGAGGTTGTTGTAGCATCCTCGGGTGGAATGGTGGCAACTGACTCGGATTTGCCCGCGGCTGCTCGGCAAGGCCATGAGGTGGCGGCATCGGCGTCCCCGAAGAGGGTATTTGGCCCTGTCCAACTTGTTGTCCTTGGGCCTGGCGAACCTGCGTAGATGCCTGCCATGCTGCTTTTTCCTTTACGAAATCCCTGCGCCACTCCGCCATGCAGTCATTGATGTCCTTCATGAACTGCATCATATCCTGCTGCATCTGCTGTTTAAACATTTCGTACTCCGTCGACATTCCCACCTGGTACGTATGTTGAGCCTGAACCAG comes from Drosophila suzukii chromosome Y, CBGP_Dsuzu_IsoJpt1.0, whole genome shotgun sequence and encodes:
- the LOC139353585 gene encoding uncharacterized protein; translated protein: MSNTPIEGYLLLRGPTHLTSRIFVGNLPPCSRKELAQLCARYGKVLGTIIEETFGFLQFESERQANIAILALHQSRFKAKTLTVHSATFQSVEEHGHDSRQFGEDVLVAEADSSGQDLIADCEIIAMDLQGFRGAMRIRDRLIAKGLCTEVRSPIAMDDNEPLSSLEELAALGTQYAIVLTSVNESMGSASVHYLYETVLSIPTCRRIRPSRWLCRTSTAAMSLIQRMVFVTEVVNL
- the LOC139353650 gene encoding uncharacterized protein isoform X2 produces the protein MANGLERGSLFLPKLLTPFPVWHRVHLGVLTPGSPHLKQNTFKTSDSHALNGCPTVPQFQHVHSLLRLIPDKAHRSSDDLYTLGQSRKTASLVEI
- the LOC139353650 gene encoding uncharacterized protein isoform X1 translates to MANGLERGSLFLPKLLTPFPVWHRVHLGVLTPGSPHLKQNTFKTSDSHALNGCPTVPQFQHVHSLLRLIPDKAHRSSDDLYTLGEFRGCWDVGSTESPIFSPHRGIHVGVDPY